Part of the Sulfuricella denitrificans skB26 genome is shown below.
AGTCGCAGTTGCCGCCGGAAAGCAGGCGCGCGCTGGTGCTGCTCGATCCGCCGTACGAAGAGCCGGACGAGTTCCGACGCCAGCTGACCGCCCTGAAAGAAGCTTACAAACGCTTTCCCACCGGCACCTATGCCATCTGGTACCCGATAAAAAGCCCGGAGCCGGTACGGCATTTCCACCGTCAACTGGCTGCCAGCGGGATGAAACCGATACTTACCACGGAAATCCACCTCGCCCCGCTAAACAACTTTCAGCTCAACGGCAGCGGCATGACGATTATCAATCCACCCTGGAAACTCGACAAACAACTGGGTGAACTGTTGCCGGAACTGCTGGCCGCGCTGGGCGCGGAAAAAACCGGCAAAGTTCGTCTGGAATGGACCGTGCCGGAGTAATGGGTCTTTCATGATCTGCGCACCTGAACAGGGACTCTCGACGTTCTTTGCCTGGCTGGAGTGACACATGAACAAGTGGTCCATTTTCTTTCTGTTGTTCTCCGCTTTCGCCACACAGCAAGTGCAGGCGGAAATCTACAAAATCATCGGCGCCGACGGCAAGGTGTCGTATGCCGACAAACCCTCTCAGTCCGCCACTGCCAAAACCGAGAAGTTAAAGGTCCAGACCTATTCCGGCACCCCCTCGGTTTCCTCGTTCAATGGTTCTGTCAAAAAAGTGACGATTCTGTCCGCGCAATGGTGCGGTGTCTGCCGGCAGGCCAAGGCTTATATGAGCAGCCGCAAGATCGCCTTCGAGGAATGGGATATCGACCAGTCCGACTATGCGCGCTCAAAAATGAGGGAGCTGGGCGCCAAGGGCGTTCCCGTCATCCTGGTTGGCAAGCAGAAAATGGTCGGCTTCTCTCCGGAAGGGCTGGATGACATGCTGCAAAAGGCGGGGGCGTTATGATGGAGAGACAGGCAATGGGCAACTTGCCCACCATCTGAGAAATAGCACTTATTTCCGCTGGAGTTCCCACGGCGGCACCGGATTGGAATCAGCCCACAACCCATTACGGTGAATCTTCGCTTCGAATTCTGCCCGCTCGTACTTTGATTGATCTTCCGGGGTTTGCTCTTTGGCATGGCCCCTGTACCACCAGGCCTGTCCGGTCTTGATTTGCTCCAGGCCGGCATCAAGCGTCTTGGGGCAGTCACGCTGGTTATGGCAGGGCGAATCAAACGGGGCGACCATGACTTTGCCGATAATGCGCCCATAGCGATCTCGTTTATTCCATTCGACCACCACGTCACGACCGTTTAGCAAAGCCCCCAGCATTTGATGTGAACGATTCCCGAACGCTTGAAACTTCTCCGGCGCATCTGTGCCAATTAACCATACCTTGTGTTGCTGGTTTGAGTAATCCTTAACGGTAATGGTGTCGCCATCCGTAATTTGAGTAACCCATCCCGTGAGCGTTTCAGCCTGGGCGATGGGTCCGAGGCTGGAAAAAATCAGAGTAGCAGCGAGAGTAAAGCAGCGTGTATTCATGTAGGAAAGGCCCCGTTTGTCTCATGCTCCAGTACCTGTAAAAACTCGTCGCCGTATTTCGCCAGCTTGGCCTGGCCCACGCCGGTGATTTCGCTCATTTCTCTCAGGGTGCCGGGGCGACGGTTGAGAATTTCCAGCAAGGTGCTGTCGTGGAAGATGACGTAGGGCGGTACGCCTTGCTCGCGGGCGAGTTCGGTACGCTTGGCCTTGAGGGCTTGCCACAGCGGGTCTTCGTTGGCTCCGGCGAAGGCTTCGCGGGCGCGGGCGCCGCGTTCGGCCTTGCTGGTTCGGCTTTTCTTGGCCGGCTCGGCATCGCGCCGCAGCCAGACTTCCTGCTCGCCGCGCAATACCGGGCGGGATTCTTCGGTCAGGCGCAGGCCGCCGTAGGCTTCGATGTCTACGTTGAGCAGTCCGGCGGCGACCAGCTGGCGGTAGACGCTGCTCCATTGCGTTTGGCTGAGCGCCTGGCCGATGCCGAAGGTGGTGAGTTGCTGATGGTTGAATTGTTCGACTTTTGCTGTGGCCTTGCCGAGCAGGACGTCGATCAGGTGGACGACGCCGAAGCGCTGGCCGGTGCGGAAGACGCAGGAGAGCGCCATCTGTGCGGGCTGGGTGGCGTCCCAGGTGTCGACGGGTTCCAGGCAGTTGTCGCACTGGCCGCAGTCGCCGGGGTGTTCCTCGCCGAAATAGCGCAGGATGGTCTGGTGGCGGCAGGCGGTGGCCTCGCAGAAGCCGAGCAGGGCATCGAGCTTCTGCAGTTCGACCCGCTTGCGCTCGGCAGGGGCATCGCCGGAACTGAGCATCTGGCGCATTGAAACTACATCGCCCAGGCCGTAGGTCATCCAGGCATCCGCAGGCAGGCCGTCGCGACCGGCGCGGCCGGTTTCCTGATAGTAGCCTTCCATGCTCTTGGGCAGGTCGAGATGGGCGACGAAGCGCACGTTGGGCTTGTCGATGCCCATGCCGAAAGCGACGGTGGCGACCATGATCACGCCTTCCTCGCGCAGGAAACGGCGCTGGTTGGCGTTGCGCGTGGCGGCGTCGAGGCCGGCATGGTAGGGCAGGGCATCCCAGCCTTTTTCCTTGAGCCAGGCGGCGGTCTCATCGACTTTTTTTCGCGACAGGCAATAAACGATGCCGGCATCGTTGGCGTGTTCGGTTTCCAGAAATGCTTGCAACTGGTTGCGGGCGTTGGCTTTCAGCGCCACCCGATAACGGATGTTCGGACGGTCAAAGCTGGAGACGAACTGGTGGGCCTGTTCCAGCGCCAGACGCTCGACGATTTCGCGCCGGGTCGGGGCATCTGCCGTGGCCGTCAGTGCGATGCGC
Proteins encoded:
- a CDS encoding glutaredoxin domain-containing protein, which encodes MNKWSIFFLLFSAFATQQVQAEIYKIIGADGKVSYADKPSQSATAKTEKLKVQTYSGTPSVSSFNGSVKKVTILSAQWCGVCRQAKAYMSSRKIAFEEWDIDQSDYARSKMRELGAKGVPVILVGKQKMVGFSPEGLDDMLQKAGAL
- a CDS encoding thermonuclease family protein, producing MNTRCFTLAATLIFSSLGPIAQAETLTGWVTQITDGDTITVKDYSNQQHKVWLIGTDAPEKFQAFGNRSHQMLGALLNGRDVVVEWNKRDRYGRIIGKVMVAPFDSPCHNQRDCPKTLDAGLEQIKTGQAWWYRGHAKEQTPEDQSKYERAEFEAKIHRNGLWADSNPVPPWELQRK
- the recQ gene encoding DNA helicase RecQ codes for the protein MPSPSAQQILHDVFGYSAFRDEQQAIVEHVTSGGDALVLMPTGGGKSLCYQLPALLRHGVGIVVSPLIALMQDQVDALKQLGVKAAFLNSSLAADAARDVFGRLMRGDLDILYVAPERLLMANFLSALEQVQAGPGLALFAIDEAHCVSQWGHDFRPEYRELTVLHERFPAVPRIALTATADAPTRREIVERLALEQAHQFVSSFDRPNIRYRVALKANARNQLQAFLETEHANDAGIVYCLSRKKVDETAAWLKEKGWDALPYHAGLDAATRNANQRRFLREEGVIMVATVAFGMGIDKPNVRFVAHLDLPKSMEGYYQETGRAGRDGLPADAWMTYGLGDVVSMRQMLSSGDAPAERKRVELQKLDALLGFCEATACRHQTILRYFGEEHPGDCGQCDNCLEPVDTWDATQPAQMALSCVFRTGQRFGVVHLIDVLLGKATAKVEQFNHQQLTTFGIGQALSQTQWSSVYRQLVAAGLLNVDIEAYGGLRLTEESRPVLRGEQEVWLRRDAEPAKKSRTSKAERGARAREAFAGANEDPLWQALKAKRTELAREQGVPPYVIFHDSTLLEILNRRPGTLREMSEITGVGQAKLAKYGDEFLQVLEHETNGAFPT